The following proteins are encoded in a genomic region of Natrinema sp. DC36:
- a CDS encoding M20 family metallopeptidase, translating to MTDGRSAAGPDGDDAFDPIAFLEDAVQRPSHEAVGPMRDFLCETLETRDIEPRVDDAGNVLASRGPPATSAETHVVLNTHIDTVSPHVPYERDGDEGADGSGVIRGRGSCDAKGPLAAILSAFFAVEPTESRVTLAITPDEEVLSTGAYALVSGDESPTRDADAVIVGEPTDLDVCTAAKGRFQGTIHLSGANAHAAEPETGSNAVAALEPVLEAIRTVDEQADAPPAHPRLGAATLTPTVVEGGEATNQVPADCALTVDRRSVPPETAEKFHESLTAHLRAAVPDDIGLEFRFTDRPTPFLEAWDTDPDAAVVEALASASGGEVRPFTAATEASYFAADAPTVVFGPGVLADEGGAVAHAPREYVRIADVREAARALEATLVELVG from the coding sequence GTGACGGACGGTCGTTCCGCCGCCGGGCCCGACGGCGACGACGCGTTCGATCCCATCGCGTTTCTCGAGGACGCCGTCCAGCGTCCCTCCCACGAGGCCGTCGGGCCGATGCGCGACTTTCTCTGCGAGACGCTCGAGACACGGGACATCGAGCCCCGCGTCGACGACGCCGGGAACGTGCTGGCGAGCCGCGGGCCGCCGGCGACCAGCGCCGAGACGCACGTCGTGTTGAACACGCACATCGATACGGTGTCACCGCACGTCCCCTACGAGCGCGACGGTGACGAGGGTGCTGACGGTTCGGGCGTGATTCGGGGGCGGGGCTCCTGCGACGCGAAGGGACCGCTCGCGGCCATTCTCTCGGCCTTTTTCGCGGTCGAGCCGACCGAGAGTCGAGTCACGCTCGCGATCACCCCCGACGAGGAGGTACTCTCGACGGGAGCCTATGCGCTGGTGTCGGGCGACGAGTCGCCCACTCGAGACGCGGACGCGGTGATCGTCGGCGAGCCGACCGACCTCGACGTCTGTACGGCCGCGAAGGGGCGATTTCAGGGGACGATCCACCTCTCGGGAGCCAACGCCCACGCCGCCGAACCCGAGACCGGGAGCAACGCGGTCGCGGCCCTCGAGCCGGTCCTCGAGGCGATTCGAACCGTCGACGAGCAGGCGGACGCGCCGCCGGCCCACCCCCGACTCGGCGCGGCAACGCTGACGCCGACCGTCGTCGAGGGTGGCGAGGCGACCAATCAGGTGCCGGCCGACTGCGCCCTGACGGTCGATCGTCGGAGCGTCCCGCCCGAGACGGCCGAGAAGTTTCACGAATCGCTGACGGCACACCTGCGGGCCGCCGTGCCCGACGATATCGGCCTCGAGTTTCGCTTTACCGACCGGCCGACGCCGTTCCTCGAGGCCTGGGACACGGATCCCGACGCGGCGGTCGTCGAAGCACTCGCAAGCGCGTCCGGCGGCGAGGTACGTCCGTTCACCGCGGCGACGGAGGCCTCGTACTTCGCGGCGGACGCGCCGACGGTCGTCTTCGGCCCCGGCGTGCTCGCCGACGAGGGAGGAGCCGTCGCACACGCCCCGCGGGAGTACGTGCGGATCGCTGACGTCCGCGAGGCGGCGCGGGCGCTCGAGGCGACGCTGGTCGAACTGGTCGGGTGA
- a CDS encoding AbrB/MazE/SpoVT family DNA-binding domain-containing protein, whose translation MSKRTEADDRGRIVIPRDIREKHGDRYRVVELDDRVELIPLRDDPIEGLRDAVGDALDGKSIDEIKREAREVE comes from the coding sequence ATGAGCAAACGGACTGAGGCCGACGATCGAGGCCGAATCGTCATCCCGCGGGACATCCGTGAGAAACACGGCGATCGATACCGCGTCGTCGAACTCGACGATCGGGTCGAACTGATTCCGTTGAGAGACGACCCGATCGAGGGCCTCCGAGATGCCGTCGGTGATGCGCTCGACGGCAAGTCGATCGACGAGATCAAACGGGAAGCGCGCGAAGTCGAGTAG
- a CDS encoding transcription factor S codes for MEFCDDCGSMMKADDGLWACDSCGFTKPKGDASEYTVTDDQEASEVIESSGETSLPETNAICPECNNDRALWYMQQIRSADESETRFFICTECEHKWREDDN; via the coding sequence ATGGAATTCTGCGACGACTGCGGTTCGATGATGAAAGCCGACGACGGGCTCTGGGCGTGCGACAGCTGTGGCTTTACGAAGCCGAAAGGCGATGCCTCCGAGTACACCGTCACCGACGATCAGGAAGCGAGCGAAGTCATCGAGTCCTCCGGCGAGACCTCCCTGCCCGAGACGAACGCCATCTGTCCCGAGTGTAATAACGACCGCGCCCTCTGGTACATGCAACAGATCCGATCGGCCGACGAGTCCGAGACGCGCTTCTTTATCTGTACCGAGTGTGAGCACAAGTGGCGCGAGGATGATAACTAA
- a CDS encoding methyltransferase domain-containing protein has translation MTRVSGDENADGGAETEADTETDAEAEGGDDRVPVLLVRGDREYLVKPGGEQGTDLGVLEVPEDVQSGDTIETHLGDEFHVRRLRGPDLFHQFERTGAPMVPRDIGLVMGETGIARGDRILDAGTGTGVLAAMMARAGASVVTYERDAEFAEVARENMALGGVEDAVDVRTGDVLEHLDDLEPSSFDVCTLDTGDAPAMVEHAPELLVDGGFLAVYSPFIESTRAVSETAREVGLSDVTTRETIQREMQFDERGSRPSTAPVGHTGYLTIARNE, from the coding sequence GTGACTCGAGTGAGCGGCGACGAGAACGCGGACGGCGGGGCGGAGACCGAGGCCGACACCGAGACCGACGCGGAGGCCGAGGGCGGCGACGACCGCGTCCCGGTGTTGCTCGTCCGCGGCGACCGCGAATACCTCGTGAAACCCGGTGGAGAGCAGGGGACCGACCTCGGCGTGCTCGAGGTCCCCGAGGACGTGCAGTCGGGCGACACCATCGAGACGCATCTGGGCGACGAGTTTCACGTCCGCCGACTGCGGGGCCCGGATCTCTTTCACCAGTTCGAGCGGACGGGCGCGCCGATGGTCCCCCGCGATATCGGCCTCGTGATGGGCGAAACGGGGATCGCTCGCGGTGATCGGATCCTCGACGCCGGGACCGGAACCGGCGTCCTGGCAGCGATGATGGCCCGCGCCGGCGCGTCAGTTGTGACCTACGAGCGCGACGCCGAGTTCGCGGAGGTTGCCCGCGAGAACATGGCGCTGGGCGGCGTCGAGGATGCCGTCGACGTTCGAACGGGTGACGTGCTCGAGCACCTCGACGACCTCGAGCCGTCGTCGTTCGACGTGTGCACGCTCGATACGGGCGACGCGCCCGCGATGGTCGAGCACGCGCCGGAGCTGCTCGTCGACGGCGGGTTCCTCGCGGTCTACAGCCCGTTCATCGAGTCGACTCGAGCGGTCTCCGAGACCGCTCGAGAGGTCGGCCTCTCGGACGTCACCACTCGAGAGACGATCCAGCGGGAGATGCAGTTCGACGAACGGGGTTCGCGGCCGTCGACCGCCCCCGTGGGCCACACGGGATATCTGACGATCGCGCGCAACGAATAG
- a CDS encoding 2,3,4,5-tetrahydropyridine-2,6-dicarboxylate N-succinyltransferase, which translates to MSALETEIDELWERKQNDEIDAESAGEDEYATLEAFLDALESGEIRAAEKQGDSWEANEWVKQGILLNFGLRSIGQYEHGGTTYNDVLPLADSSEYGDRGSRNTPDGTVVRRGANIGSDCIIMSPAFVNIGARVGDGTLVDSCDTVGSCAQIGDNVKLGANTLIGGVLEPVEGAPVIVEDNVSLGAGCRVTSGFVVGENSVVGENTLLTPRIPVYDLVEEEVLYGELPADRRAFTRFVESSISDHDLFEGGAYKPAVVATDIETETLEATEREDALRE; encoded by the coding sequence ATGAGCGCACTCGAGACCGAAATCGACGAGCTGTGGGAGCGAAAGCAGAACGACGAAATCGACGCCGAATCCGCCGGCGAAGACGAATACGCCACCCTCGAGGCCTTCCTCGACGCCCTCGAGTCGGGCGAGATCCGCGCCGCCGAGAAGCAGGGGGACTCCTGGGAGGCGAACGAGTGGGTCAAGCAGGGTATCCTACTGAACTTCGGCCTCCGCTCGATCGGCCAGTACGAACACGGTGGAACCACGTACAACGACGTCCTGCCGCTCGCGGACTCGAGCGAGTACGGCGACCGCGGAAGTCGCAACACGCCCGACGGCACCGTCGTCCGCCGCGGCGCGAACATCGGCTCGGACTGCATCATCATGAGCCCCGCGTTCGTCAATATCGGCGCCCGCGTCGGTGACGGCACGCTCGTCGACTCCTGTGACACCGTCGGCTCCTGTGCGCAGATCGGCGACAACGTCAAACTCGGCGCGAACACCCTCATCGGGGGCGTCCTCGAGCCAGTCGAGGGCGCGCCGGTCATCGTCGAGGACAACGTCTCGCTCGGGGCGGGCTGTCGCGTCACGAGCGGGTTCGTCGTCGGCGAAAACAGCGTCGTCGGCGAGAACACGCTGCTGACGCCGCGAATCCCGGTCTACGACCTCGTCGAGGAGGAGGTTCTCTACGGCGAACTGCCCGCCGACCGGCGCGCGTTCACCCGCTTCGTCGAGTCCTCGATCAGCGACCACGACCTCTTCGAGGGCGGGGCCTACAAGCCCGCCGTCGTCGCGACCGATATCGAGACCGAGACGCTCGAGGCGACCGAACGCGAGGACGCGCTGCGCGAATAG
- the lysA gene encoding diaminopimelate decarboxylase — protein MTDAVASLSVRRLSDWDAAELRALTAEYGSPLYVLDLERVRQNYRRLEAAFSDAEILYAVKANALGDVLSTLREAGAGLECASAGEVQRALEAGASGSEVHYTAVNPPAGDLDWIVDAWHENPGLTVTAGSEDTIDRLADRGYTGRLCLRVNPGIGAGHHEKVRTGAAAKFGVPAERAVDVLADAADRGFDIVGIHAHVGSGVSSDQLEAHREFVARMGDLARAVADAVGDLEFVDVGGGFGVPYREDEEPLDLESVAAATRDAIGEIDAELAIEPGRYFVADAGVLLTEVNTVKAARETTVAGVDAGMTTLIRPAMYDAYHPIRNLTADAEASASNDGDGRERLPQTVAGPICESGDVFCTERELPVSERGDILAIGNAGAYGYEMANQYNTRPRPASIVLEDGGGRLSRRRETVDDVTRAEREAGSAPSADRKNDHGRASDIDND, from the coding sequence ATGACTGACGCTGTGGCTTCGCTTTCCGTCCGCCGCCTCTCCGACTGGGACGCGGCCGAACTACGGGCCCTTACTGCGGAGTACGGTTCGCCGCTGTACGTTCTCGACCTCGAGCGAGTCCGCCAAAATTACCGGCGACTCGAGGCCGCCTTTTCCGACGCCGAGATCCTCTACGCGGTGAAGGCGAACGCGCTGGGGGACGTCCTCTCGACGCTTCGCGAGGCGGGGGCTGGCCTCGAGTGTGCCTCCGCCGGGGAAGTCCAGCGGGCGCTCGAGGCCGGCGCGTCGGGCTCGGAGGTCCACTACACGGCGGTCAACCCGCCCGCAGGGGACCTCGACTGGATCGTCGACGCCTGGCACGAGAACCCGGGGCTGACCGTCACCGCGGGCTCCGAGGACACGATCGATCGGCTGGCCGACCGCGGCTATACCGGCCGGCTCTGTCTGCGGGTCAATCCCGGCATCGGTGCCGGCCATCACGAGAAGGTACGGACGGGCGCTGCGGCGAAGTTCGGCGTCCCCGCGGAGCGTGCGGTGGACGTGCTCGCGGACGCCGCCGACCGCGGCTTCGACATCGTCGGAATCCACGCTCACGTCGGTTCCGGCGTCTCGAGCGACCAGCTCGAGGCCCACCGGGAGTTCGTCGCGCGGATGGGCGATCTGGCGAGAGCGGTAGCCGACGCGGTCGGTGACCTCGAGTTCGTCGACGTCGGCGGCGGGTTCGGGGTTCCGTACCGCGAGGACGAGGAGCCGCTGGACCTCGAGTCGGTTGCTGCGGCGACGCGAGACGCGATCGGCGAGATCGACGCCGAACTGGCGATCGAGCCCGGTCGCTACTTCGTCGCGGACGCGGGCGTGCTCCTCACCGAAGTGAACACCGTCAAGGCGGCCCGCGAAACGACCGTCGCCGGCGTCGACGCGGGGATGACGACCCTGATCCGGCCCGCGATGTACGACGCGTACCATCCGATCCGGAACCTGACCGCCGACGCGGAGGCATCGGCCTCGAACGACGGCGACGGCCGCGAACGACTCCCGCAGACCGTCGCCGGCCCGATCTGCGAGAGCGGCGACGTTTTCTGTACCGAGCGCGAACTCCCGGTAAGCGAACGTGGGGACATCCTCGCAATCGGCAACGCGGGGGCCTACGGCTACGAGATGGCGAACCAGTACAACACCCGACCCCGGCCCGCGTCGATCGTCCTCGAGGACGGCGGCGGTCGACTCTCCCGTCGCCGCGAAACGGTCGACGACGTGACGCGAGCGGAGCGCGAGGCAGGGAGTGCCCCGAGCGCGGACCGAAAGAACGACCACGGCCGGGCGAGCGACATCGACAACGACTGA
- the dapA gene encoding 4-hydroxy-tetrahydrodipicolinate synthase: MSSPIDLSGVFPAMCTPFDDDRRIDFETLQTDAQRLEAAGVDGLVPVGSTGESATLTHDEHVRVVEAVIEAVDDVPVIAGTGSNNTREALELSERAADAGADGLLLISPYYNKPEQRGLVEHFRTIADAVDLPQIVYNVPSRTGRNIEPDTAVELASHENIAGYKAASGDLGQIGEIAERTTDEDFAVLSGDDALTLPTISVGGTGTISVAANIEPERTCAMVGAALDGDYARARNLHHELGPLFRGLFVETNPIPVKEAMQIRGYGPARMRSPLSRLADEYREDLETVLADLERESTEVADAAEGDR, from the coding sequence ATGAGTTCACCCATCGACCTTTCGGGCGTCTTTCCGGCGATGTGCACGCCCTTCGACGACGACCGGCGAATCGACTTCGAAACGCTCCAGACCGACGCCCAGCGCCTCGAGGCCGCGGGCGTCGACGGGCTCGTCCCCGTCGGCTCCACGGGAGAGTCGGCGACCCTGACCCACGACGAACACGTCCGCGTCGTCGAAGCGGTCATCGAGGCCGTCGACGACGTGCCGGTCATCGCGGGCACCGGCTCGAACAACACGCGCGAGGCCCTCGAACTCTCCGAACGTGCCGCCGACGCGGGCGCGGACGGCCTGTTGCTCATCTCGCCGTACTACAACAAGCCCGAACAGCGCGGGCTGGTCGAGCACTTCCGGACGATCGCGGACGCCGTCGACCTGCCCCAGATCGTCTACAACGTCCCCTCGCGGACGGGCCGAAACATCGAACCCGACACGGCCGTCGAACTCGCGAGCCACGAGAATATCGCTGGCTACAAGGCCGCCAGCGGCGATCTGGGCCAGATCGGCGAGATCGCCGAACGAACGACCGACGAGGACTTCGCCGTGCTCTCGGGCGACGACGCACTCACCCTGCCGACCATCTCCGTCGGCGGGACGGGAACGATCAGCGTCGCCGCGAACATCGAACCCGAGCGGACCTGCGCGATGGTCGGCGCGGCGCTGGACGGCGACTACGCCCGCGCACGGAACCTCCACCACGAACTCGGCCCGCTGTTCCGCGGACTCTTCGTCGAGACCAATCCGATCCCGGTCAAGGAGGCCATGCAGATCCGCGGCTACGGCCCGGCCCGCATGCGCTCGCCGCTTTCCCGGCTGGCCGACGAGTACCGCGAGGACCTCGAGACCGTGCTGGCCGACCTCGAGCGGGAATCGACCGAAGTGGCGGACGCGGCGGAGGGTGATCGATGA
- a CDS encoding SDR family oxidoreductase: MLQQPDLSGQAAFITGTTRGIGKQLALALAERGCDIVSTGKTVDDSDSDLEGTIHRTAEECAEKGVDTHAIQLNVRDEDAVEAAIDEAIDEMGEINIVINNASAIQIGNVDGIPADRYDLLNEVNVRGTYLVSRGFLDHLRGVEDDAWILTNAPPVEIDRAPGAAAYSWSKMGMSFVTLSLAQELADDDVGCNTFWPVTAIDTRATRYFEMGTEDDWRTPEIVSDTVLEILNRDPGEFTGNHVYDEEFLREAGVEDFSEYNLTEGDPEPTSAQLFDPSYSRSIET, from the coding sequence ATGCTACAGCAACCAGATCTGAGCGGCCAGGCCGCGTTTATCACGGGAACGACGCGGGGCATCGGGAAACAACTCGCACTCGCGCTCGCCGAACGGGGCTGTGACATCGTCTCGACGGGAAAGACCGTCGACGATTCGGACTCCGACCTCGAGGGGACGATTCACAGGACGGCCGAGGAGTGCGCCGAGAAGGGCGTCGACACGCACGCGATTCAGTTGAACGTCCGCGACGAGGACGCGGTCGAGGCGGCAATCGACGAAGCGATCGACGAGATGGGCGAGATCAACATCGTTATCAACAACGCCTCGGCCATCCAGATCGGCAACGTCGACGGGATCCCGGCCGACCGTTACGACCTCCTGAACGAGGTCAACGTACGCGGCACGTATCTCGTCTCGCGGGGCTTCCTCGATCACCTCCGCGGCGTCGAGGACGACGCCTGGATCCTGACGAACGCGCCGCCGGTCGAGATCGATCGCGCGCCGGGAGCGGCGGCCTACTCCTGGTCGAAGATGGGGATGTCCTTCGTCACGCTGTCGCTGGCGCAGGAACTGGCGGACGACGACGTCGGTTGTAACACCTTCTGGCCGGTAACTGCGATCGATACGCGCGCGACCCGCTACTTCGAGATGGGGACCGAAGACGACTGGCGCACCCCAGAAATCGTCTCGGACACCGTTCTGGAGATCCTCAATCGCGACCCGGGCGAGTTCACCGGAAATCACGTCTACGACGAGGAGTTCCTCCGCGAGGCCGGCGTCGAAGACTTCTCGGAGTACAATCTCACCGAGGGAGATCCCGAACCGACCTCGGCACAGCTCTTCGATCCGAGCTACTCCCGTTCGATTGAGACGTAA
- a CDS encoding PUA domain-containing protein: MSEPVDGRAGLPELRTVGDYQFGGGAGAALFPPEESLTIKRTTSGRPQQVHAEAGRIVSFGTDGRFTLGLEGGRRLDAALAHPSYRVVVDDESEPFVRDEKNVFAKFVLEVGDEIRPGDEVLVVHERGELIAVGTARLDAAAIRDFETGMAVNVREGAPAET, translated from the coding sequence ATGAGCGAGCCAGTAGACGGGCGCGCGGGTCTCCCGGAACTCCGGACCGTCGGCGACTACCAGTTCGGCGGGGGCGCGGGCGCGGCCCTGTTCCCGCCCGAGGAATCGCTGACGATCAAACGCACCACCTCGGGGCGGCCACAGCAGGTCCACGCCGAGGCGGGCCGGATCGTCTCCTTCGGTACCGACGGCCGATTCACCCTCGGCCTCGAGGGCGGTCGCCGGCTCGACGCCGCGCTCGCACACCCCTCGTATCGCGTCGTCGTCGACGACGAGAGCGAGCCGTTCGTCCGCGACGAGAAGAACGTCTTCGCGAAGTTCGTGCTCGAGGTCGGCGACGAGATCCGACCGGGTGACGAGGTGCTGGTCGTTCACGAACGCGGCGAGTTGATCGCCGTTGGGACGGCGCGTCTCGACGCCGCAGCGATCCGAGACTTCGAGACGGGGATGGCGGTGAACGTGCGCGAGGGCGCGCCCGCGGAGACGTGA
- a CDS encoding M48 family metalloprotease — protein MTDFGLKVRMAIVGSILFAFYMLVGGFGLLWLGTGAWPLVLVGLLVLPVIQYKIGTWSATRKAEPMPEDGQYQEIHQMTDSLCRDMGIKKPKLMVMDMGVPNAFATGRKGKGVVVVSTELIRLLQRDELEGVIAHELAHIKNRDVIAMVVGSSIAMMVGWVAYMVYIMSSERGIGGIIVGMVISNIAQMLVMIFVLAISRYREFVADEDARQYIGSGDPLARALEKISSGAQGRESQIDDSMSALCIFNSEKGLLQSLFATHPPTEKRIRKLRS, from the coding sequence ATGACAGATTTCGGACTGAAAGTGCGAATGGCGATCGTCGGCTCGATCCTGTTCGCGTTCTACATGCTCGTCGGCGGCTTCGGGCTGCTCTGGCTCGGCACCGGCGCGTGGCCGTTAGTCCTCGTCGGACTGCTCGTGCTACCGGTTATTCAGTACAAGATCGGGACGTGGTCGGCGACCAGAAAGGCCGAACCGATGCCCGAAGACGGCCAGTATCAGGAGATCCATCAGATGACCGACTCCCTCTGTCGGGATATGGGCATCAAAAAGCCCAAACTGATGGTCATGGACATGGGCGTCCCCAACGCCTTCGCGACCGGTCGGAAGGGCAAGGGCGTCGTCGTCGTCTCGACGGAGCTCATCCGTCTCCTCCAGCGCGACGAACTCGAGGGCGTGATCGCCCACGAGCTCGCCCACATCAAGAACCGCGACGTCATCGCGATGGTGGTGGGGAGTTCCATCGCGATGATGGTCGGCTGGGTCGCCTACATGGTCTACATCATGAGTAGCGAGCGCGGCATCGGCGGAATCATCGTCGGCATGGTCATCTCGAACATCGCACAGATGCTCGTCATGATCTTCGTCCTCGCCATCTCGCGCTACCGCGAGTTCGTCGCCGACGAGGACGCCCGTCAGTATATCGGCAGCGGCGACCCGCTCGCCCGCGCCCTCGAGAAGATTTCGAGCGGTGCACAGGGCCGCGAGTCTCAGATCGACGATAGCATGAGCGCGCTGTGTATCTTCAACTCGGAGAAAGGGCTCCTGCAGTCGCTGTTCGCGACGCACCCGCCGACGGAAAAGCGCATCCGGAAGCTTCGAAGCTGA
- a CDS encoding nascent polypeptide-associated complex protein encodes MFGGGGGGLNPRKMEQMMEQMGIDVEDIDAEEVIIRTDEYDLVFDDAEVTKMDARGQETYQVIGSPEEVEAGSAGGSTGSADTGSDAEPSIPDEDVELVATQAGVGEDEALEALEDNDGDLAAAVASLE; translated from the coding sequence ATGTTTGGAGGAGGTGGCGGCGGACTCAACCCGCGCAAGATGGAACAGATGATGGAGCAGATGGGGATCGACGTCGAGGACATCGACGCCGAAGAGGTCATCATCCGCACCGACGAGTACGACCTCGTCTTCGACGACGCCGAGGTCACCAAGATGGACGCCCGCGGCCAGGAGACCTACCAGGTCATCGGCTCGCCCGAGGAGGTCGAGGCCGGATCCGCCGGCGGTAGCACCGGGAGCGCCGATACCGGAAGCGACGCCGAACCGTCGATTCCCGACGAGGACGTCGAACTCGTCGCCACGCAAGCCGGCGTGGGCGAGGACGAGGCCCTCGAGGCCCTCGAGGACAACGATGGTGACCTCGCCGCGGCGGTCGCCTCCCTCGAGTGA
- the dapF gene encoding diaminopimelate epimerase: MSIPFQKYHGTGNDFLIIHADEHVPDRGALAERECDRTDGVGADGVLFLAPEETFNPPRVVMTLFQPDGATAPMCGNGARCAAEWTMNRTGSDSVMIDTQAGTLRADRDGEDVVIEMTPLTFDPGEIPVAADEPVFNAEIEGLEVSVVNTGVPHAVSFVDDVDDVDLEELAPPVRHADVFPGGTNVTVASPDGSGGFRQRTYERGVEGETDSCGTGAVAVAVVARRLGLTDADPVDVHPPGGHLRVSFNDRGRPTLAGPVEHEFDGEVAVEPPIEP; the protein is encoded by the coding sequence ATGAGTATCCCATTCCAGAAGTACCACGGCACCGGCAACGACTTTCTAATTATCCACGCGGACGAACACGTCCCGGACCGGGGCGCCCTCGCCGAGCGCGAGTGCGACCGGACGGACGGCGTCGGTGCCGACGGGGTCCTCTTTCTCGCTCCCGAAGAGACGTTCAACCCGCCTCGCGTCGTGATGACGCTGTTCCAGCCCGACGGCGCGACGGCACCGATGTGCGGCAACGGCGCTCGCTGCGCCGCAGAGTGGACGATGAATCGGACCGGGAGCGACAGCGTGATGATCGACACCCAGGCGGGCACCCTTCGAGCCGATCGCGACGGCGAGGACGTCGTCATCGAGATGACCCCGCTCACGTTCGACCCCGGCGAGATTCCGGTCGCGGCCGACGAACCGGTCTTCAACGCGGAGATCGAGGGCCTCGAGGTGTCGGTCGTCAACACCGGCGTCCCCCACGCGGTGAGCTTCGTCGACGATGTGGACGACGTCGACCTCGAGGAACTCGCGCCGCCGGTGCGCCACGCCGACGTCTTCCCGGGCGGAACGAACGTCACCGTGGCCAGCCCCGACGGGTCGGGTGGCTTCCGCCAGCGCACCTACGAGCGCGGCGTCGAGGGCGAAACCGACTCCTGTGGCACCGGAGCGGTGGCCGTGGCCGTCGTGGCGCGTCGCCTCGGACTCACCGACGCCGACCCGGTCGACGTTCATCCGCCGGGCGGCCATCTGCGAGTGAGCTTCAACGACCGCGGGCGTCCGACGCTCGCCGGGCCGGTCGAACACGAGTTCGACGGCGAGGTGGCCGTCGAGCCGCCGATCGAGCCGTGA
- the dapB gene encoding 4-hydroxy-tetrahydrodipicolinate reductase yields the protein MTVRLGITGATGRMGREVIAAATEREDCEIVFAVNREPGGDATVGGITIEPAAEFDSLVAEREPTVVIDFTGPESAAGYAATCAEAGVAFVTGTTGFDDEEYEALEAASEDIAVLHAPNFARGVQALVNVVGQAVRNLPGYDVELVETHHNEKRDAPSGTANRLLEEIEANGDFTERTHGREGDAPRSEREIGVHALRAGDITGEHEIVLAGNHEEVRLTHRAEDRGVFAAGAVDAAVWIAGQKAGWYDFSDVITE from the coding sequence ATGACGGTCAGGCTCGGCATCACCGGCGCGACGGGGCGCATGGGCCGGGAAGTGATCGCCGCCGCGACCGAGCGCGAGGATTGCGAGATCGTCTTCGCCGTCAACCGGGAGCCCGGAGGCGACGCGACCGTCGGGGGGATCACCATCGAGCCCGCGGCCGAGTTCGACTCGCTCGTCGCCGAGCGCGAACCGACCGTCGTGATCGACTTCACCGGCCCCGAGTCGGCCGCCGGCTACGCCGCGACGTGCGCCGAGGCGGGCGTCGCCTTCGTCACCGGCACGACCGGGTTCGACGACGAGGAGTACGAGGCGCTCGAGGCGGCGAGCGAGGATATCGCCGTCCTCCACGCGCCGAACTTCGCCCGCGGCGTGCAAGCGCTGGTCAACGTCGTCGGTCAGGCGGTCCGGAACCTGCCCGGCTACGACGTGGAACTCGTCGAGACCCACCACAACGAAAAGCGCGACGCGCCGAGTGGCACCGCGAATCGGCTGCTCGAGGAGATCGAGGCCAACGGGGACTTCACCGAGCGCACGCACGGCCGCGAGGGCGACGCGCCGCGTTCGGAGCGGGAAATCGGCGTTCACGCGCTCCGTGCCGGCGATATCACGGGCGAACACGAAATCGTCCTCGCGGGCAACCACGAGGAAGTTCGGCTCACGCACCGCGCCGAGGATCGCGGCGTGTTCGCCGCCGGCGCGGTCGACGCGGCGGTCTGGATCGCTGGACAGAAGGCGGGGTGGTACGACTTTTCGGACGTGATTACGGAATGA
- a CDS encoding NYN domain-containing protein, translated as MTEIHPGQRVAVLVDAQNLYHTAQSLHSRNIDYSALLEKAVQDRQLTRAISYVIRADSPEEESFFDALVDIGFEPKIKDIKTFSDGTKKADWDVGMSLDAVTLANHVDTIVLCTGDGDFSRLCSHLRHEGVRVEVMAFQSSTAEELIEAADSFLDLGDRHETFLL; from the coding sequence ATGACGGAAATTCATCCGGGGCAGCGCGTCGCCGTTCTCGTCGACGCCCAGAACCTCTACCATACCGCACAGAGTCTCCATAGCCGGAATATCGACTACTCCGCCTTACTCGAGAAGGCCGTTCAGGACCGCCAGCTCACGCGCGCCATCTCCTACGTCATCCGTGCGGACTCGCCCGAGGAGGAGAGCTTCTTCGACGCGCTGGTCGATATCGGCTTCGAGCCGAAGATCAAAGACATCAAGACGTTCTCCGACGGGACGAAAAAAGCGGACTGGGACGTCGGGATGAGCCTTGACGCGGTGACGCTCGCCAACCACGTCGACACCATCGTCCTCTGTACGGGCGACGGCGACTTCTCGCGGCTCTGTTCGCACCTGCGCCACGAGGGCGTCCGCGTCGAGGTGATGGCCTTCCAGTCCTCGACGGCCGAGGAACTCATCGAAGCGGCCGATTCGTTCCTCGACCTCGGCGACCGCCACGAGACGTTTCTCCTCTGA